Proteins found in one Streptomyces sp. CB09001 genomic segment:
- a CDS encoding MoaD/ThiS family protein, translating to MAKVTVRYWAAAKAAAGVAEEPYEAATLADALGAVRERHPGELTRVLLRCSFLVDGDPVGTRGHETVRLAEGGTVEVLPPFAGG from the coding sequence ATGGCAAAGGTCACGGTGCGCTACTGGGCCGCCGCGAAGGCCGCGGCGGGGGTGGCCGAGGAGCCCTACGAGGCGGCGACGCTCGCCGACGCGCTGGGCGCGGTCCGCGAGCGGCACCCCGGCGAACTCACCCGTGTGCTGCTGCGCTGCTCGTTCCTCGTCGACGGCGACCCCGTGGGCACCCGCGGGCATGAGACGGTACGGCTGGCCGAGGGCGGCACGGTCGAGGTGCTCCCGCCGTTCGCAGGAGGGTGA
- a CDS encoding DUF2993 domain-containing protein, whose product MRALRILLIVVVILGGLFVIADRVAVNFAEDEAADKLRSTENLASTPDVSINGFPFLTQVAGGSLDDVEVGIDDYEASTGNGGEKIRIAELRAHMKGVEFSGDYSSATAATATGTATVGYDELMKATKSEPTQIAPGVDARVIGLSDGGNGKIKVSLKATVLGVEVPEPVEVLSSVKVKDDDVEVVADGLPEIGGRQLAESRIRAITDFQQTIDELPGGIELDKVEAAKDGVEITVKGSNVKLAG is encoded by the coding sequence ATGCGTGCACTGCGAATACTGTTGATCGTCGTCGTGATCCTGGGCGGCCTCTTCGTGATCGCCGACCGTGTCGCCGTCAACTTCGCCGAGGACGAGGCCGCGGACAAGCTGCGCAGCACCGAGAACCTCGCCTCGACGCCGGACGTCTCCATCAACGGCTTCCCCTTCCTCACCCAGGTCGCCGGCGGTTCCCTGGACGACGTGGAGGTCGGCATCGACGACTACGAGGCGTCCACCGGCAACGGCGGCGAGAAGATCCGCATCGCGGAGCTGCGCGCGCACATGAAGGGCGTCGAGTTCTCCGGCGACTACAGCTCCGCCACCGCGGCCACCGCCACCGGCACCGCGACCGTCGGCTACGACGAGCTGATGAAGGCCACCAAGTCCGAGCCCACGCAGATCGCGCCGGGCGTCGACGCCAGGGTCATCGGCCTCTCCGACGGCGGCAACGGAAAGATCAAGGTGTCCCTGAAGGCCACGGTCCTCGGTGTCGAGGTGCCCGAGCCGGTCGAGGTGCTCAGCTCGGTCAAGGTCAAGGACGACGATGTCGAGGTCGTCGCCGACGGCCTGCCGGAGATCGGCGGCAGGCAGCTCGCCGAGTCCCGGATCCGGGCCATCACGGACTTCCAGCAGACCATCGACGAGCTGCCGGGCGGCATCGAGCTGGACAAGGTCGAGGCGGCGAAGGACGGCGTCGAGATCACGGTGAAGGGTTCGAACGTCAAGCTGGCCGGGTAG
- a CDS encoding sulfurtransferase produces the protein MSRSDVLVDADWLQDHLDDTDIAIVEVDEDTSAYEKNHIKNAIRIDWTQDLQDPVRRDFVDQEGFEKLLSAKGIANDTLVVLYGGNNNWFASYAYWYFKLYGHENVKLLDGGRKKWELDARELVPGDEVPQRAATDYKAKPQNSAIRAFRDDVVKAIGAENLVDVRSPDEFSGKLLAPAHLPQEQSQRPGHVPSARNIPWSKNANDDGTFKSDDELKQLYTDEQVDLAKDTIAYCRIGERSALTWFVLHELLGVENVKNYDGSWTEYGSLVGVPIELGAAK, from the coding sequence ATGAGTCGCAGCGACGTCCTGGTCGACGCCGACTGGCTGCAGGACCACCTGGACGACACCGACATCGCGATCGTCGAGGTGGACGAGGACACGTCCGCCTACGAGAAGAACCACATCAAGAACGCGATCCGGATCGACTGGACCCAGGACCTCCAGGACCCGGTCCGCCGCGACTTCGTCGACCAGGAGGGCTTCGAGAAGCTCCTGTCGGCCAAGGGCATCGCCAACGACACGCTGGTGGTCCTCTACGGCGGCAACAACAACTGGTTCGCGTCGTACGCCTACTGGTACTTCAAGCTCTACGGCCACGAGAACGTCAAGCTCCTCGACGGCGGCCGCAAGAAGTGGGAGCTGGACGCCCGCGAGCTGGTCCCCGGCGACGAGGTGCCCCAGCGTGCCGCCACCGACTACAAGGCCAAGCCGCAGAACTCCGCGATCCGCGCCTTCCGCGACGACGTGGTCAAGGCGATCGGCGCGGAGAACCTGGTCGACGTCCGCTCGCCCGACGAGTTCTCCGGCAAGCTGCTCGCCCCGGCCCACCTCCCGCAGGAGCAGTCGCAGCGTCCGGGTCACGTCCCGTCCGCCCGCAACATCCCGTGGTCGAAGAACGCCAACGACGACGGCACCTTCAAGTCGGACGACGAGCTGAAGCAGCTCTACACCGACGAGCAGGTCGACCTGGCGAAGGACACCATCGCCTACTGCCGCATCGGTGAGCGCTCGGCCCTGACCTGGTTCGTCCTGCACGAGCTGCTGGGCGTGGAGAACGTCAAGAACTACGACGGCTCCTGGACCGAGTACGGCTCCCTCGTCGGCGTGCCGATCGAGCTCGGCGCCGCGAAGTAA
- a CDS encoding DUF1416 domain-containing protein — protein sequence MCGAKAGGPDASTIKPGETTIQGQVTRDGEPVTGYVRLLDATGEFTAEVPTSATGQFRFYAAEGTWTLRALVPGGTADRTVVAQQGGLAEVAIAV from the coding sequence ATGTGCGGAGCGAAGGCCGGCGGCCCCGACGCCTCGACGATCAAGCCCGGTGAGACCACCATCCAGGGTCAGGTGACCCGCGACGGCGAGCCGGTGACGGGCTACGTCCGTCTGCTGGACGCCACCGGCGAGTTCACGGCGGAGGTCCCGACCTCCGCGACGGGCCAGTTCCGCTTCTACGCGGCCGAGGGCACCTGGACCCTGCGGGCGCTCGTCCCGGGCGGCACCGCCGACCGCACGGTCGTGGCCCAGCAGGGCGGCCTGGCGGAGGTCGCGATCGCCGTCTGA
- a CDS encoding DUF3099 domain-containing protein: MYARRRHVYFAMMGTCIVLFVLAWGVVRLWSVPAAVGLCVFTMLIPPVAAMVANRRGPDDRWWDDPSGDAQSDEWWDELDGRKRPH; encoded by the coding sequence ATGTACGCGCGGCGGCGGCACGTCTACTTCGCCATGATGGGGACCTGCATCGTCCTCTTCGTCCTGGCCTGGGGAGTCGTGCGCCTCTGGTCCGTCCCGGCGGCCGTCGGCCTGTGCGTGTTCACGATGCTCATCCCCCCGGTGGCCGCGATGGTCGCCAACCGGCGCGGCCCGGACGACCGCTGGTGGGACGACCCGTCGGGCGACGCCCAGTCCGACGAGTGGTGGGACGAACTGGACGGCAGGAAGCGCCCGCACTGA
- a CDS encoding VOC family protein: MSPTKLSTVVLDAHDARELAGFYLRLLGYVVRAEEPHWVLIGPPPGTEGTSLAFETESAYVPPVWPARRPGDQQMMLHLDIEVDDLAAETARAVAEGARLAAHQPQEDVRVLLDPSGHPFCLWARTPPGSAAAQ, encoded by the coding sequence ATGTCCCCGACGAAGCTGTCCACCGTCGTACTGGACGCGCACGACGCCCGTGAACTCGCCGGCTTCTACCTGCGGCTGCTGGGCTACGTGGTGCGCGCCGAGGAGCCGCACTGGGTGCTCATCGGCCCGCCGCCCGGCACCGAGGGCACGTCCCTGGCCTTCGAGACGGAGTCGGCGTACGTGCCGCCCGTCTGGCCGGCCCGGCGCCCGGGCGACCAGCAGATGATGCTGCACCTCGACATCGAGGTCGACGACCTTGCGGCGGAGACCGCACGGGCCGTGGCTGAGGGCGCCCGGCTCGCCGCCCACCAGCCTCAGGAGGACGTACGCGTCCTGCTCGACCCTTCCGGGCACCCCTTCTGCCTGTGGGCGCGGACACCACCTGGTAGCGCAGCGGCTCAGTAG
- a CDS encoding DsrE family protein codes for MAKRLVIKVTAGADAPERCSQAFTVAAVAVASGVDVSLWLTGESAWFAVPGRAAEFELPHAAPLPDLLDSLLAGGRVTLCTQCAARRDLTEKDVIEGVRIAGAQVFVQEALAGDTQALVY; via the coding sequence ATGGCGAAGAGGCTCGTGATCAAGGTGACGGCGGGGGCGGACGCGCCCGAGCGGTGTTCTCAGGCGTTCACGGTGGCGGCGGTGGCCGTGGCCAGTGGGGTCGACGTGTCGCTGTGGCTGACCGGTGAGTCCGCGTGGTTCGCGGTGCCGGGGCGGGCGGCCGAGTTCGAGCTGCCGCACGCCGCGCCGCTGCCCGACCTGCTGGACTCGCTCCTGGCGGGCGGCCGGGTGACGCTGTGCACCCAGTGCGCGGCCCGGCGCGACCTCACCGAGAAGGACGTCATCGAGGGCGTGCGCATCGCGGGCGCGCAGGTCTTCGTCCAGGAGGCCCTGGCCGGCGACACGCAGGCACTCGTCTACTGA
- a CDS encoding DUF5753 domain-containing protein — MGRREPLLAEGGPQFRAILSETVLHSSLRSTAEWHAQLRHLVAMGARPNISVQVVPWAAGLHALTNTHTMFLHGAGRIVAWVETGYSGELVQETTAVDQLQLRYDRVRDAALSPGESRRFIERMLEEAPCEPSI, encoded by the coding sequence ATGGGCCGCCGTGAACCGCTGCTGGCCGAGGGCGGGCCGCAGTTCCGGGCCATCCTCTCGGAGACGGTGCTGCACAGTTCGCTGCGGAGCACGGCTGAGTGGCATGCGCAATTGCGCCATCTCGTGGCGATGGGCGCACGCCCCAACATCAGCGTCCAGGTGGTCCCCTGGGCGGCGGGACTGCATGCGCTGACCAACACCCACACGATGTTTCTGCATGGCGCGGGCCGGATCGTCGCCTGGGTCGAGACCGGCTACTCGGGCGAACTGGTCCAGGAAACTACGGCAGTCGACCAGCTTCAGCTCCGATACGATCGAGTGCGCGATGCGGCCCTGTCCCCGGGCGAATCGCGGAGGTTCATCGAGCGGATGCTGGAGGAAGCGCCATGCGAGCCATCGATCTGA
- a CDS encoding DUF397 domain-containing protein, producing the protein MRAIDLSTVTWRKSSYSNQDGGNCVEVAPGVPSLVPVRDSKDPARGALLFAAPAWAAFVGGVRREEPRWAA; encoded by the coding sequence ATGCGAGCCATCGATCTGAGCACGGTCACCTGGCGCAAGAGCAGCTACAGCAACCAGGACGGCGGCAACTGCGTCGAGGTCGCCCCCGGCGTCCCCTCCCTCGTTCCCGTGCGCGACAGCAAGGACCCCGCTCGCGGTGCGCTCCTGTTCGCCGCGCCCGCGTGGGCCGCGTTCGTGGGCGGAGTCCGGCGAGAAGAGCCGAGGTGGGCCGCGTAA
- a CDS encoding FABP family protein, producing MIEIPSDLHKDLVPLVFLLGDWAGAGVHDFPGAEKCNFGQEVSFTHDGRDFLEYQSHTWVLDNDGNKVRPLESEHGFWRIDANRKVEVTMTRDDGVIEIWYGELADQKPQIDLVTDAVARTAASQPYTGGKRLYGYVKSDLMWVGEKQTPEVELRPYMSAHLKKVVTPEDVERWAKALPDDMPDDGIAFFK from the coding sequence ATGATCGAGATCCCGTCCGACCTGCACAAGGACCTCGTGCCGCTCGTCTTCCTGCTGGGTGACTGGGCCGGCGCGGGTGTGCACGACTTCCCCGGTGCCGAGAAGTGCAACTTCGGCCAGGAGGTCTCCTTCACCCACGACGGCAGGGACTTCCTGGAGTACCAGTCCCACACCTGGGTGCTGGACAACGACGGCAACAAGGTCCGCCCGCTGGAGTCCGAGCACGGCTTCTGGCGCATCGACGCCAACCGCAAGGTCGAGGTGACGATGACCCGCGACGACGGCGTCATCGAGATCTGGTACGGCGAGCTGGCCGACCAGAAGCCCCAGATCGACCTGGTGACGGACGCGGTGGCCCGCACCGCGGCTTCTCAGCCCTACACGGGTGGCAAGCGGCTGTACGGCTACGTCAAGAGCGACCTGATGTGGGTCGGCGAGAAGCAGACCCCCGAGGTCGAGCTGCGCCCGTACATGTCGGCGCACCTGAAGAAGGTCGTCACCCCGGAGGACGTCGAGCGCTGGGCCAAGGCCCTCCCGGACGACATGCCGGACGACGGGATCGCCTTCTTCAAGTAG
- a CDS encoding DUF6247 family protein: protein MPVLTPEALRTAVASLTPSRVPAFVQDLVEATTSAQQTQSLAPLRMFVHTWGVFVAIQRRPSRAARLRHLEDVVSAGAEDPTNAIAEIRKIHAEAEAEAGL, encoded by the coding sequence ATGCCCGTGCTCACGCCCGAGGCACTCCGTACCGCGGTCGCGAGTCTGACGCCGAGCCGGGTGCCCGCCTTCGTTCAGGATCTTGTCGAGGCGACGACCAGCGCGCAGCAGACGCAGTCGCTCGCGCCGCTGCGTATGTTCGTCCACACCTGGGGAGTGTTCGTGGCGATCCAGCGACGACCGTCCCGCGCGGCCCGCCTGCGCCATCTGGAGGACGTGGTGAGCGCGGGCGCGGAGGACCCGACGAACGCCATCGCCGAGATCCGGAAGATCCACGCCGAGGCGGAGGCGGAGGCGGGTCTGTGA
- a CDS encoding transcriptional repressor, whose amino-acid sequence MVSTDWKSDLRQRGYRLTPQRQLVLEAVDTLEHATPDDILGQVRKTASGINISTVYRTLELLEELGLVSHAHLGHGAPTYHLADRHHHIHLVCRDCTNVIEADLSVAADFTAKLREQFGFDTDMKHFAIFGRCESCSLKGSTTES is encoded by the coding sequence GTGGTGAGCACCGACTGGAAGAGCGACCTCAGGCAGCGCGGCTACCGGCTGACGCCCCAGCGGCAGCTGGTGCTGGAAGCCGTGGACACCCTTGAGCACGCGACCCCGGACGACATCCTGGGCCAGGTGCGCAAGACCGCGTCGGGGATCAACATCTCCACCGTGTACCGCACGCTGGAGCTGCTGGAGGAGCTGGGGCTGGTCAGCCACGCCCACCTCGGGCACGGTGCGCCCACCTACCACCTGGCCGACCGGCACCACCACATCCACCTGGTCTGCCGGGACTGCACCAACGTGATCGAGGCCGACCTGTCGGTGGCCGCCGACTTCACCGCCAAGCTGCGCGAGCAGTTCGGCTTCGACACCGACATGAAGCACTTCGCGATCTTCGGCCGGTGCGAGAGCTGTTCCCTGAAGGGTTCAACTACCGAGTCGTAG
- a CDS encoding folate-binding protein YgfZ produces MKSPLLSLPGAVPAEGVDEGVAAHYGDLFREQRALADGTGFVDLSHRGVVTVTGDDRLSWLHLLLTQHVSDLPTGQATEALILSANGHIEHALYLVDDGTTVWAHVEPGSQEALIAYLESMKFFYRVEVADRTADTAVVHLPAGSIAQAPASAVVRETPYGRDLFLPREELESFAAEAGPAAGILAHEALRVEQHRPRLGFETDHRTIPHELGWIGTAVHLQKGCYRGQETVARVQNLGKPPRRLVFLHLDGSEVHLPPNGAEIRLADDGPDGRKIGFVTTSVRHHELGPVALALVKRNVPVDARLMAEDTAAAQETVVEP; encoded by the coding sequence ATGAAGAGCCCCCTGCTGTCCCTGCCCGGCGCCGTTCCCGCCGAGGGTGTGGACGAAGGCGTCGCCGCCCACTACGGCGACCTGTTCCGCGAGCAGCGTGCCCTCGCCGACGGCACCGGCTTCGTCGACCTCTCCCACCGCGGTGTCGTCACCGTCACGGGCGACGACCGGCTGAGCTGGCTGCACCTGCTGCTCACCCAGCACGTCAGCGACCTGCCGACCGGGCAGGCCACCGAGGCGCTGATCCTCTCCGCGAACGGCCACATCGAACACGCCCTGTACCTCGTCGACGACGGCACGACCGTCTGGGCCCACGTGGAGCCCGGCAGCCAGGAGGCGCTGATCGCCTACCTGGAGTCGATGAAGTTCTTCTACCGGGTCGAGGTCGCCGACCGCACCGCCGACACCGCCGTCGTGCACCTGCCGGCCGGTTCGATCGCCCAGGCCCCCGCCTCGGCCGTCGTGCGCGAGACGCCGTACGGGCGTGACCTCTTCCTGCCGCGGGAGGAGCTGGAGAGCTTCGCCGCCGAGGCCGGGCCCGCGGCCGGGATCCTCGCCCACGAGGCGCTGCGGGTCGAGCAGCACCGTCCGCGCCTCGGCTTCGAGACCGACCACCGGACCATCCCGCACGAGCTGGGCTGGATCGGTACGGCCGTGCACCTGCAGAAGGGCTGTTACCGCGGGCAGGAGACCGTCGCCCGGGTGCAGAACCTCGGCAAGCCGCCGCGCCGGCTGGTCTTCCTGCACCTGGACGGCAGCGAGGTCCACCTGCCGCCGAACGGGGCGGAGATCCGCCTCGCGGACGACGGGCCCGACGGCCGGAAGATCGGCTTCGTCACCACGTCCGTACGCCACCACGAGCTGGGCCCGGTCGCCCTCGCCCTGGTGAAGCGGAACGTGCCGGTGGACGCCCGGCTGATGGCCGAGGACACGGCGGCCGCGCAGGAGACGGTCGTCGAGCCGTAG
- the dtd gene encoding D-aminoacyl-tRNA deacylase, whose product MRAVVQRVDGASVVVDGETVGAIDGEGLCVLVGVTHDDTKEKAAQLARKLWSVRILHDEKSCSDLAAPLLVISQFTLYGDARKGRRPTWNAAAPGDVAEPLVDEVVAQLRALGATVATGRFGAQMRVSLTNDGPFTVLVEV is encoded by the coding sequence ATGCGTGCAGTAGTGCAGAGGGTCGACGGCGCGAGCGTCGTCGTGGACGGCGAGACCGTGGGGGCGATCGACGGCGAGGGCCTGTGCGTCCTGGTCGGCGTCACCCACGACGACACCAAGGAGAAGGCGGCGCAGCTGGCCCGCAAGCTCTGGTCGGTGCGGATCCTGCACGACGAGAAGTCGTGCAGCGACCTCGCCGCACCGCTGCTGGTGATCAGCCAGTTCACTCTTTACGGCGACGCCCGCAAGGGCCGCCGCCCCACCTGGAACGCCGCCGCCCCCGGTGACGTCGCCGAACCCCTGGTCGACGAGGTCGTCGCCCAGCTGCGCGCGCTGGGCGCCACCGTGGCGACGGGCCGCTTCGGCGCGCAGATGCGGGTGTCCCTGACGAACGACGGCCCCTTCACGGTCCTCGTGGAGGTCTGA
- a CDS encoding aerial mycelium formation protein, which produces MSTPSTGRSFGTAALTCPSGRGGPSGPAGLGGLEAPRAPVQRTDSPELPADPPERDLIALSLPELRTLRRDAQREEADLSYVRRLLQGRIDILRAELAGRGPATPSSSVVTTAATGSVVERLSEILADAPARQRSSARHVTLGTPHSEECRRLAAEMMGEVELSDLTARTDGELTAGMGRLVRYEQQVSRSRQRLQRTADGCSAEIARRYREGEAQVDDLLV; this is translated from the coding sequence ATGAGCACACCGAGTACGGGGCGGTCGTTCGGGACTGCCGCGTTGACATGTCCGAGTGGCCGGGGCGGTCCGAGCGGTCCGGCCGGCCTGGGTGGTCTGGAGGCGCCCCGGGCGCCCGTGCAGCGCACGGACAGCCCCGAGCTGCCTGCGGATCCCCCGGAGCGGGACCTGATCGCACTGAGCCTGCCGGAGCTGCGCACGCTGCGCCGGGACGCCCAGCGCGAGGAGGCCGACCTCAGTTACGTACGGCGGCTGCTGCAGGGCCGTATCGACATCCTGCGCGCGGAGCTGGCGGGGCGCGGGCCGGCGACGCCGTCGTCGTCGGTGGTCACCACCGCGGCGACCGGGTCGGTGGTGGAGCGGCTCTCCGAGATCCTCGCCGACGCGCCCGCCCGGCAGCGCTCCTCCGCCCGCCACGTGACACTGGGCACCCCGCACAGCGAGGAGTGCAGGCGGCTGGCCGCGGAGATGATGGGCGAGGTGGAGCTGTCCGACCTGACGGCCCGCACCGACGGCGAGCTGACCGCCGGGATGGGGCGGCTCGTCCGCTACGAGCAGCAGGTCTCCCGCAGCCGGCAGCGGCTCCAGCGCACGGCGGACGGCTGCAGCGCGGAGATCGCCCGCCGGTACCGTGAGGGGGAAGCACAAGTCGACGACCTGCTCGTGTGA
- a CDS encoding asparaginase: protein MPAPQPSQPQPQPSQTPQPSHANQSAPTSALSPVVPPVLAEVVRSGFVEGRHRGSLVVLGADGAVELALGEVTAPVFPRSSNKPMQAAGVLRAGLDLAGERLALAAASHSGEPFHRDLVRKMLDEYGLDPALLQCPPDLPLDAEERETYLASGAVPDRVTMNCSGKHTAMLAVCAQQGWPLETYLDAEHPLQRLIHRVVEDAAGEPVAAVGTDGCGAPLMAISLVGLARAFRSFVAAEPGSAERRVADAMRAHPEYVAGSRRADTWLMREVPGTLSKMGAEAVQAVALPDGRALAFKIEDGASRALGPVLARALTLLGVDGPVVERIGRAPLLGGGGEVGEIRASF from the coding sequence ATGCCCGCGCCCCAGCCGTCGCAGCCACAGCCGCAGCCGTCACAGACGCCGCAGCCGTCGCATGCGAACCAGTCCGCGCCCACGTCCGCCCTCTCGCCCGTCGTGCCGCCCGTCCTCGCCGAGGTCGTCCGGTCCGGCTTCGTCGAGGGGCGGCACCGGGGCAGCCTGGTGGTCCTGGGCGCCGACGGTGCGGTGGAGCTGGCGCTGGGCGAGGTGACGGCGCCGGTCTTCCCGCGTTCCTCGAACAAGCCGATGCAGGCGGCGGGCGTGCTGCGGGCAGGACTCGACCTCGCGGGGGAGCGGCTGGCGCTGGCCGCCGCGAGCCACTCCGGAGAACCGTTTCACCGTGATCTGGTCCGCAAGATGCTGGACGAGTACGGCCTGGACCCGGCGCTGCTCCAGTGCCCGCCCGACCTGCCCCTGGACGCCGAGGAACGGGAGACCTACCTGGCGTCGGGCGCCGTGCCCGACCGCGTCACCATGAACTGCTCCGGCAAGCACACCGCGATGCTGGCGGTCTGCGCCCAGCAGGGCTGGCCGCTGGAGACCTACCTCGATGCGGAGCACCCGCTGCAGCGGCTCATCCACAGGGTTGTGGAGGACGCGGCGGGCGAGCCGGTCGCCGCCGTCGGCACCGACGGGTGCGGGGCGCCGCTGATGGCGATCAGCCTGGTCGGGCTGGCCCGCGCCTTCCGCTCCTTCGTCGCCGCCGAGCCCGGTTCGGCCGAACGCCGGGTCGCCGACGCGATGCGCGCCCACCCCGAGTACGTCGCGGGCAGCCGCCGCGCGGACACCTGGCTGATGCGCGAGGTGCCCGGCACCCTCTCCAAGATGGGCGCCGAGGCCGTCCAGGCGGTGGCCCTGCCGGACGGCCGCGCCCTCGCCTTCAAGATCGAGGACGGCGCGAGCCGTGCCCTGGGCCCGGTGCTGGCCCGCGCCCTGACCCTGCTGGGCGTGGACGGGCCGGTCGTCGAGCGCATCGGGCGCGCGCCGCTGCTGGGCGGCGGCGGGGAGGTGGGGGAGATCCGGGCGTCCTTCTGA
- a CDS encoding GNAT family N-acetyltransferase, with product MSRRTEIDVRPITEAEFPDWNRALNTGFLRPPAVAEEQLEVRRHEFVPGRSLGAFDGDRCVATFRSFDQELTAVGGAPVRADAISNVTVTPTHRRRGLLTRMMAQDLAAAKERGDVVATLIAAEYPIYGRYGFGRGTTMTEWTVDVPRAGLDPRWAAPEDGGRIDLVDGDDVRRLGPGLHERLRRTQPGAVSRTGLWWRYRTGDLDWNGSPWTEPCYAVYRSAEGEVEGMASYRTDDRWGDAKQPLNTATVDWLLAVTPAAERALWHYLCSIDWVQTVKSGWRSPDDLLPHLLPDPRAARVTTQADWLWVRILDVARALEARTYDGQGSLVLEVVDRWGSPRSSGAESGRGLTGGRWRLEAGPDGASCAPATESADLVLDVGDLAALWLGDESAVRLAALGRVREERAGAARVVDALLRTSRRPWCPDMF from the coding sequence ATGAGCCGCCGCACCGAGATAGACGTACGTCCCATCACCGAGGCCGAGTTCCCCGACTGGAACCGGGCCCTGAACACGGGGTTCCTGCGGCCGCCCGCCGTGGCCGAGGAGCAGTTGGAGGTCCGCCGCCACGAGTTCGTGCCCGGCCGGTCGCTCGGCGCCTTCGACGGGGACCGGTGCGTGGCCACCTTCCGGTCCTTCGACCAGGAGCTGACGGCCGTCGGCGGCGCCCCCGTCCGGGCCGACGCGATCTCCAACGTCACCGTCACCCCGACCCACCGCCGCCGCGGCCTGCTCACCCGGATGATGGCGCAGGACCTGGCCGCGGCGAAGGAGCGCGGTGACGTCGTCGCGACGCTGATCGCGGCGGAGTACCCGATCTACGGCCGGTACGGCTTCGGCCGCGGCACCACCATGACCGAGTGGACGGTCGACGTCCCCCGCGCCGGTCTGGACCCCCGCTGGGCCGCACCGGAGGACGGCGGCCGGATCGACCTTGTGGACGGCGACGACGTACGGCGGCTCGGACCCGGGCTGCACGAGCGGCTGCGCCGGACCCAGCCCGGAGCGGTCAGCCGGACCGGGCTGTGGTGGCGTTACCGGACCGGTGACCTCGACTGGAACGGCTCCCCGTGGACCGAGCCCTGCTACGCCGTGTACCGCTCGGCGGAGGGCGAGGTCGAGGGCATGGCCTCCTACCGGACCGACGACCGCTGGGGCGACGCCAAGCAGCCGCTGAACACGGCGACCGTGGACTGGCTGCTCGCCGTGACCCCGGCCGCGGAGCGCGCCCTGTGGCACTACCTGTGCTCGATCGACTGGGTCCAGACGGTGAAGAGCGGCTGGCGCTCCCCGGACGACCTGCTCCCGCACCTCCTGCCGGACCCGCGCGCGGCCCGCGTCACCACACAGGCCGACTGGCTGTGGGTGCGGATCCTGGACGTCGCGCGGGCGCTGGAGGCGCGGACGTACGACGGGCAGGGGTCGCTGGTCCTCGAGGTCGTGGACCGATGGGGGTCCCCCCGCTCGAGCGGAGCCGAGAGTGGGAGAGGCCTCACCGGCGGGCGGTGGCGCCTGGAGGCGGGGCCGGACGGGGCGTCCTGCGCGCCGGCCACCGAGAGCGCCGACCTCGTGCTGGACGTGGGCGACCTGGCAGCGCTGTGGCTGGGCGACGAGTCGGCGGTGCGGCTGGCCGCGCTCGGCCGGGTGCGGGAAGAACGAGCGGGCGCCGCCCGTGTGGTCGACGCCCTGCTGCGTACGTCCAGGCGGCCTTGGTGCCCGGACATGTTCTGA